A genomic window from Pseudonocardia broussonetiae includes:
- a CDS encoding ABC-F family ATP-binding cassette domain-containing protein: MPSALLAHDLVRAYGDRVVLDGVSLTAAPGRRIGLIGENGAGKSTLLRLLAGVEEPDAGTVERPADLGFAHQELPWPGSATVTDVLDDALRDARAALAALDVLAAALPERADEYAERLEWAQDHDAWDADRRADRTLDGLGLADVARDRRLDSLSGGQRSRVGLAALLVRRPDALLLDEPTNHLDDDAAAFLEQTLRALPGVVVLASHDRAFLDAVCTDVVDLDPAVDGPARHGGGYSAYLAARRAARERWEHRYAEEQEELAELRRSVAVTAREVAPGRPRGNQPKMFYGFKRGRVQSQVSRRVRNARRRLDELDRDQVRRPPEPLRFTATVGDAAPGPAAALREVRVPGRLVIDALDVGATDRVLVSGPNGSGKSTLLAVLAGRLAAAGVVHRRRGLRIGMLAQDVGLPDPDRTPRRYYEAAGGAVPLQDLGLVAPRDLDRPVGVLSVGQRRRLELALLVASSPQLLLLDEPTNHLSPALCDELEEALRTSPGAVVVASHDRWLRRRWTGREVTLRGVVTVTR, translated from the coding sequence ATGCCCTCAGCCCTCCTCGCCCACGACCTCGTCCGCGCCTACGGCGACCGCGTCGTCCTCGACGGCGTCTCCCTCACCGCCGCCCCCGGCCGCCGGATCGGGCTGATCGGGGAGAACGGCGCAGGCAAGTCGACGCTCCTGAGGCTGCTCGCGGGCGTCGAGGAGCCCGACGCCGGCACCGTCGAGCGGCCCGCCGACCTCGGCTTCGCCCACCAGGAGCTGCCCTGGCCGGGCTCGGCCACGGTCACCGACGTGCTCGACGACGCCCTGCGCGACGCCCGGGCCGCGCTCGCCGCCCTCGACGTCCTCGCCGCCGCCCTGCCCGAGCGCGCCGACGAGTACGCCGAGCGGCTGGAGTGGGCGCAGGACCACGACGCCTGGGACGCCGACCGCCGCGCCGACCGCACCCTCGACGGCCTCGGCCTCGCCGACGTGGCCCGCGACCGCCGCCTGGACTCCCTGTCCGGCGGGCAGCGCAGCCGCGTCGGGCTCGCCGCGCTGCTGGTCCGGCGGCCCGACGCCCTGCTGCTCGACGAACCGACCAACCACCTCGACGACGACGCCGCCGCGTTCCTGGAGCAGACGCTGCGCGCGCTGCCCGGCGTCGTCGTGCTGGCCAGCCACGACCGCGCGTTCCTCGACGCGGTGTGCACCGACGTCGTCGACCTCGACCCGGCCGTGGACGGCCCGGCCCGCCACGGCGGCGGCTACTCCGCCTACCTCGCCGCGCGGCGCGCCGCGCGCGAGCGCTGGGAGCACCGCTACGCCGAGGAGCAGGAGGAGCTGGCCGAGCTGCGGCGCTCGGTCGCGGTGACCGCCCGCGAGGTCGCGCCGGGCCGCCCGCGCGGCAACCAGCCCAAGATGTTCTACGGGTTCAAGCGCGGCCGCGTGCAGAGCCAGGTCTCCCGTCGCGTCCGCAACGCCCGGCGCCGCCTCGACGAGCTCGACCGCGACCAGGTGCGCCGCCCGCCCGAGCCGCTGCGCTTCACCGCGACCGTCGGCGACGCCGCGCCCGGGCCGGCCGCCGCGCTGCGGGAGGTCCGCGTGCCGGGGCGGCTGGTGATCGACGCGCTCGACGTCGGCGCCACCGACCGCGTGCTGGTGAGCGGCCCGAACGGCTCGGGGAAGTCGACGCTGCTGGCGGTGCTGGCCGGTCGGCTGGCCGCCGCGGGCGTCGTGCACCGGCGGCGCGGGCTGCGGATCGGGATGCTGGCGCAGGACGTCGGGCTGCCCGACCCCGACCGCACGCCGCGCCGCTACTACGAGGCCGCCGGCGGCGCCGTCCCGCTGCAGGACCTCGGCCTGGTCGCGCCGCGCGACCTCGACCGGCCCGTCGGCGTCCTGTCGGTCGGCCAGCGCCGGCGCCTGGAGCTGGCGCTGCTCGTGGCGTCCTCCCCGCAGCTCCTGCTGCTCGACGAGCCCACCAACCACCTCTCCCCGGCCCTGTGCGACGAGCTGGAGGAGGCGCTGCGCACGAGCCCCGGCGCGGTGGTGGTCGCCAGTCACGACCGGTGGCTGCGGCGGCGCTGGACCGGCCGCGAGGTCACTCTCCGGGGTGTCGTGACCGTCACACGGTGA